The following proteins are co-located in the Sulfurospirillum deleyianum DSM 6946 genome:
- a CDS encoding KpsF/GutQ family sugar-phosphate isomerase, translating to MEDFKAIAREVLELEAQELLNAARCIGEEMSEATHLVANLKGKLIVTGVGKSGLIGAKIAATLASTGTSSFFLHPTEALHGDLGMIGKEDAVLAISYSGESEELIKILPHIKRFNIPLIGMARTKESSLGRYSDIFIPLHVKKEACPLDAAPTSSTTLTLALGDALAVCLMKKKDFQKEDFASFHPGGSLGKRLFVKVQDLMLKENLPIVQKETKLKDAILKMSEGRLGNVLITDKNNVLLAVLSDGDLRRALMRDDFSMDASAYEYASKNPKRLEDETLLASDALAFIEKHKIQLLAITDNVGMLKGVLHIHHLVEAGIK from the coding sequence ATGGAAGATTTTAAAGCAATCGCTAGAGAGGTTTTAGAACTAGAGGCGCAGGAGCTATTAAACGCTGCACGCTGTATTGGCGAAGAGATGAGCGAGGCAACCCATTTGGTTGCCAATCTTAAGGGCAAGTTGATTGTAACAGGAGTAGGCAAAAGTGGGCTAATTGGTGCGAAGATTGCTGCGACACTTGCCAGTACAGGAACAAGCAGTTTCTTTTTACACCCCACTGAAGCACTCCATGGTGATTTGGGAATGATTGGTAAAGAAGACGCTGTGTTAGCGATTAGTTACAGTGGTGAGAGTGAAGAGTTGATTAAAATCTTGCCACATATCAAGCGATTTAATATTCCTCTTATTGGTATGGCACGTACCAAAGAGTCTTCATTGGGGCGTTACAGCGATATTTTTATCCCTTTACATGTAAAGAAAGAGGCGTGTCCTTTGGATGCTGCTCCAACCTCGTCTACAACGCTCACATTAGCCCTTGGTGATGCGTTAGCTGTTTGTCTTATGAAGAAAAAAGATTTTCAAAAAGAGGATTTTGCTTCATTTCATCCAGGTGGAAGCTTAGGAAAACGTCTTTTTGTTAAAGTGCAAGATTTGATGCTGAAAGAAAACTTGCCTATTGTCCAAAAAGAGACAAAACTTAAGGATGCTATTCTTAAAATGAGTGAAGGACGTTTGGGTAATGTACTTATTACGGATAAAAACAACGTTTTGTTAGCAGTATTAAGTGATGGCGATTTACGTAGAGCTTTAATGCGGGATGATTTTAGTATGGATGCTAGTGCCTATGAATATGCAAGTAAAAATCCAAAAAGGTTAGAGGATGAGACGCTTTTAGCCAGTGATGCCTTAGCGTTTATTGAAAAACATAAAATACAACTTTTAGCGATTACCGATAACGTAGGGATGCTCAAAGGTGTATTACATATCCACCATTTAGTGGAAGCAGGAATAAAATAG
- a CDS encoding ribonuclease J has product MQENEVTQQQHNSSNTTPEEKAQNKPRHKRPSNPEEPKKDIRQGDTLDVTPENAEQAPKKRNNRRRKNNNKTPTASIEGNEVWQRDMKKAIEANQKMHKERLNKAPLVEQSSKGKIKITPLGGLGEIGGNICVFETENSAIVLDVGMSFPSEDMHGVDILVPDFSYLRQIRKKIAGIIISHAHEDHIGAIPYLFKEMQCPLYATPLPLGMISNKFDEHGLKGHKKYFRPVEKRKVYKIGEFEVEWIHITHSIIDASALAITTEAGTIMHTGDFKIDHTPIDGYVTDLNRFSDYGEKGVLCLMSDSTNSYKEGITRSESTVGKTFDSIFSKAKGRVIMSTFSSNIHRVYQAIDYGLKYGRRVCVIGRSMERNLFTAIDLGYIQLDKSIFIDPHEVNKHNDKDVLIVTTGSQGETMSALYRMATDEHRHVKIKPTDQIIISAKAIPGNEGSVSKVLNFLLKSGANVAYQDFSEIHVSGHAAQEEQKLILRLTKPKFFLPVHGEYNHITKHKETAMQCGIPERNIYLMSDGDQVEVCGKYLKKIKTIKTGKIFIDNQINQQIADDVVIDRQKLADSGLVMLVIQLDKSEHKLIAKPKIISYGLVSDREDKAFSVEMEGVIDQFIVNAKAELLENSRALENELRQVVRKHIYRQMKKYPTIVPTIFMM; this is encoded by the coding sequence ATGCAAGAAAACGAAGTGACACAACAACAGCATAACAGTAGTAACACTACTCCTGAAGAGAAGGCTCAGAATAAGCCACGACATAAACGCCCTTCAAATCCTGAAGAGCCTAAAAAGGATATCCGTCAAGGCGATACGTTAGACGTTACCCCAGAGAACGCTGAACAAGCTCCAAAAAAACGAAATAATCGAAGACGTAAAAATAATAATAAAACACCAACTGCTTCTATTGAGGGGAATGAAGTCTGGCAACGGGATATGAAAAAAGCCATTGAAGCCAATCAGAAAATGCATAAAGAACGCCTCAATAAAGCGCCTCTTGTTGAACAAAGTTCTAAAGGAAAAATCAAGATTACACCTTTAGGGGGATTGGGCGAAATTGGCGGAAATATTTGTGTTTTTGAAACTGAAAATTCTGCGATTGTCCTTGATGTAGGTATGAGTTTCCCGAGTGAAGATATGCATGGTGTTGATATTTTAGTGCCTGATTTTAGCTATTTGCGACAAATTAGGAAAAAAATAGCTGGAATTATTATTTCACATGCGCATGAAGATCATATTGGAGCGATTCCTTATTTGTTTAAAGAGATGCAATGTCCACTTTATGCGACGCCTCTACCTCTAGGAATGATTTCCAATAAATTTGATGAACATGGATTGAAAGGGCATAAAAAGTATTTTAGACCTGTTGAAAAACGAAAAGTGTATAAGATTGGTGAGTTTGAAGTCGAATGGATACATATTACGCACTCAATTATTGACGCATCTGCTTTAGCTATTACCACAGAGGCTGGAACGATTATGCACACGGGTGATTTCAAAATCGACCATACACCTATTGATGGGTATGTGACTGATTTAAATCGTTTTTCAGATTATGGTGAAAAAGGGGTTTTATGTTTAATGAGCGATAGTACCAACTCTTATAAAGAGGGGATTACTCGTTCAGAGAGCACGGTTGGAAAGACGTTTGACTCTATTTTTTCTAAAGCCAAAGGACGTGTCATTATGTCTACGTTCTCTTCAAACATCCACAGAGTCTATCAGGCGATAGATTATGGTTTGAAGTATGGAAGAAGGGTGTGTGTGATTGGGCGTTCTATGGAGCGTAACCTCTTTACCGCGATTGATTTAGGTTACATTCAACTCGATAAAAGTATTTTCATTGATCCGCATGAAGTCAATAAACACAACGATAAAGATGTCTTAATTGTGACCACAGGCAGTCAGGGCGAGACGATGAGTGCTCTGTATCGTATGGCAACGGATGAGCATCGCCATGTAAAAATCAAACCCACCGATCAGATTATTATCTCTGCAAAAGCGATTCCTGGTAATGAGGGAAGTGTTTCTAAAGTGTTGAACTTCTTACTCAAAAGTGGCGCAAATGTGGCATATCAGGATTTTAGTGAGATTCACGTAAGTGGTCATGCCGCTCAAGAAGAACAAAAGCTTATTTTACGATTGACTAAACCAAAATTTTTCCTTCCAGTGCATGGTGAGTACAATCACATTACAAAGCATAAAGAAACGGCAATGCAGTGTGGAATTCCTGAGCGAAATATCTATTTGATGAGCGATGGAGATCAAGTCGAAGTGTGTGGTAAATATTTGAAAAAAATTAAAACCATTAAAACAGGTAAGATTTTTATTGACAATCAAATCAATCAACAAATTGCGGATGATGTGGTCATTGACCGTCAAAAACTCGCTGATTCTGGCTTAGTGATGTTAGTGATTCAGTTAGATAAAAGTGAGCACAAACTGATCGCAAAACCAAAAATTATTAGTTATGGATTGGTTTCTGATAGGGAAGATAAAGCTTTTTCTGTTGAGATGGAAGGGGTAATTGATCAGTTTATTGTCAATGCTAAAGCTGAGTTACTAGAGAACTCACGTGCGTTAGAAAATGAACTTCGTCAAGTGGTGCGTAAACATATTTACCGCCAAATGAAAAAGTATCCAACCATCGTTCCTACCATTTTTATGATGTAG
- a CDS encoding replication-associated recombination protein A, whose translation MINNFALFFRPKVIEELSGQKHLSGENSPFRKLLKSGSMSHALFFGPAGVGKTTLARIVANTLQLPFYELDATSIKVEEIRKILSQHRGALQKPLIFIDEIHRLSKTQQEVLLLPMENHEAIVIGASTENPYFVLSSGIRSRMMLFEFYPLEMKDMEAILERVHEKIEFQIDEEAREYLIRSSAGDSRSFLNLLEFALKVDLHVNMQTLKALRPSALKDGVSSDNTHYNLISAMIKSVRGSDVDAALYYLARLIDGGESPDFIARRLVILASEDIGNANPNALNLASSTLMSVSKIGYPEARIILSQCLIYLACSPKSNSAYNAINQALAYVKNEKVLNVPEHLQSPSPKGYLYPHDFGGWVEQDYLEKPLHFYDNLPIGFERTMAEWLVKIKIKK comes from the coding sequence ATGATCAATAACTTTGCCCTCTTCTTTCGCCCCAAAGTGATTGAAGAGCTTTCAGGTCAAAAGCATTTGAGTGGTGAAAATAGCCCGTTTCGTAAACTTTTAAAGTCAGGCTCTATGAGCCATGCTCTCTTTTTTGGCCCAGCAGGTGTTGGCAAAACAACGCTAGCACGCATTGTTGCCAATACTTTGCAACTTCCCTTTTACGAGTTAGATGCCACCAGCATAAAAGTAGAAGAGATTCGTAAAATTCTCTCACAACACCGAGGTGCTCTTCAAAAACCACTTATTTTTATTGATGAGATTCACCGTCTTTCTAAAACACAACAAGAAGTGCTTTTACTCCCTATGGAAAATCATGAAGCGATTGTTATTGGAGCATCCACAGAAAACCCCTATTTTGTGCTCAGTTCTGGTATCCGTTCACGCATGATGCTCTTTGAGTTTTATCCTTTAGAAATGAAAGATATGGAAGCCATTTTAGAGCGAGTGCATGAGAAAATTGAGTTTCAAATCGACGAAGAGGCTCGTGAATATTTGATACGTTCGAGTGCAGGCGATAGCCGTTCCTTTCTCAATCTTCTTGAATTTGCGCTCAAAGTGGATTTACATGTAAACATGCAAACCCTTAAAGCCTTGCGCCCAAGTGCCCTTAAAGATGGGGTGAGTTCGGACAATACCCATTATAATCTAATTAGCGCCATGATCAAAAGTGTGAGAGGCTCCGATGTGGACGCCGCACTTTACTATCTTGCGCGTTTGATTGATGGAGGCGAGAGTCCTGATTTTATCGCTAGGCGGTTGGTTATTTTGGCGAGTGAAGATATTGGAAACGCAAATCCAAACGCACTCAATCTTGCCTCAAGTACGCTAATGTCTGTGAGTAAAATCGGTTATCCCGAAGCACGCATTATCCTCTCACAATGCCTGATTTACCTTGCATGTAGTCCAAAGTCTAACAGCGCTTATAACGCAATTAATCAAGCGTTAGCGTATGTCAAAAATGAAAAAGTACTCAACGTGCCTGAACATCTGCAAAGCCCCTCCCCTAAAGGTTACCTCTATCCTCATGATTTTGGTGGTTGGGTTGAACAGGATTATTTGGAAAAACCTCTTCATTTTTATGATAATTTGCCGATAGGATTTGAGAGAACTATGGCAGAGTGGTTAGTAAAAATCAAGATAAAAAAATAA
- a CDS encoding flagellar hook-length control protein FliK, giving the protein MDISTASLLANQLQTLDPKALAKESATKIIQNHTAELPFSTPQNQPQPLPSSAGEVMGTLLGAAVSEAKSKSAIFEIIQNHPLFKNMGNFALDMKHLLSLVKPDASTMKPLALLELFSKNIQNLDAKMLQQQVTHSGIFFESKLAQEVTQKGVEALLKELSANVQTLLKETTQPSPSTPTRDMAPLLEQLSHTSSLSTKESQEGLKRLLELFRQTIKQEQSVAPAGDFKEVYTNVQKLDYALKQMDLIGSKVQNYPASMNVENNFTTQVKVLLELIKEQLPALNLKELQPQIDQLLSQETLLKGTLAQIALEAKDLPLQTLVPSTSLSSALPLPQSVEEALQMVVNRLKVQIELQEPATIKHSDFLDKAKVLEKEIHALIKPELFVGKAMAQKLALDPTDVELLSDMKGVLTKLNHTLTLLGENKEALEITNRLLTQIEYHQLVSYVSSSTHLYIPFSWDGLKGGSMMMKKNSDEQFHCQLDLDLEAYGKLNMMLILSNEKYIDMTIATQKKELSDKLTHHLSLLKRAFNEVGLITGNVKMLEYKDVERVKKDYFKGEELQFGINITI; this is encoded by the coding sequence ATGGACATTAGTACGGCTTCTTTGCTTGCCAATCAACTTCAAACACTTGATCCAAAGGCGTTAGCAAAAGAGAGTGCAACGAAGATTATTCAAAACCATACCGCAGAACTTCCTTTTTCCACACCACAAAATCAACCTCAACCCCTTCCTAGTAGCGCAGGCGAAGTGATGGGAACACTTTTAGGTGCTGCGGTGAGTGAAGCAAAATCTAAAAGTGCTATTTTTGAGATTATCCAAAATCATCCCCTTTTTAAAAATATGGGTAATTTTGCCTTAGATATGAAACATCTTCTCTCTCTTGTTAAACCTGATGCATCAACTATGAAACCTTTAGCTCTTTTAGAGCTTTTTTCAAAAAATATTCAAAATCTTGATGCCAAAATGCTACAACAACAAGTAACGCATTCTGGTATCTTTTTTGAGTCAAAATTGGCGCAAGAAGTGACACAAAAAGGAGTAGAGGCTCTTCTGAAGGAATTAAGTGCCAATGTTCAAACGCTTTTAAAAGAGACCACACAACCAAGCCCGAGCACACCAACTCGTGATATGGCACCTCTTTTGGAACAACTAAGCCATACGTCATCGCTCTCTACCAAAGAGTCTCAAGAGGGTTTAAAAAGGCTTTTGGAGCTTTTTCGCCAAACCATCAAGCAAGAACAAAGTGTTGCTCCAGCGGGTGATTTTAAAGAGGTTTATACTAATGTTCAAAAACTAGATTATGCTCTAAAGCAGATGGATTTAATCGGCTCAAAAGTGCAAAATTATCCCGCTTCTATGAATGTAGAAAACAATTTTACAACCCAAGTCAAAGTGCTTTTAGAGCTCATTAAAGAGCAGTTACCCGCTTTGAATCTTAAAGAGCTTCAGCCCCAAATAGACCAGCTTTTATCTCAAGAGACTCTTTTAAAAGGTACTCTTGCGCAGATAGCCTTAGAGGCTAAAGACCTTCCTTTACAAACACTTGTCCCATCCACGAGTCTTTCATCTGCATTGCCACTGCCCCAAAGCGTTGAAGAAGCGCTTCAAATGGTGGTCAATCGTCTTAAAGTACAGATAGAGCTTCAAGAACCCGCAACTATCAAACATTCTGATTTCTTAGATAAAGCAAAAGTATTGGAAAAAGAGATTCATGCGTTAATTAAGCCTGAGTTATTTGTGGGCAAAGCGATGGCGCAAAAATTGGCTTTAGATCCTACTGACGTAGAACTTTTGAGTGATATGAAAGGGGTTCTGACGAAATTAAACCACACACTAACACTTTTGGGTGAAAATAAAGAAGCACTAGAGATTACCAATCGTCTTTTGACGCAAATTGAGTATCATCAGCTCGTTTCTTATGTGAGCAGTTCCACGCATTTGTATATTCCTTTTAGCTGGGACGGCTTAAAAGGTGGGTCGATGATGATGAAAAAAAACAGTGATGAGCAGTTTCATTGCCAATTGGATTTGGATTTGGAAGCGTATGGCAAACTCAATATGATGCTCATCCTTTCCAATGAAAAATACATTGATATGACGATTGCAACACAAAAAAAAGAGTTAAGTGATAAGCTAACACACCATCTGAGCTTACTCAAACGAGCTTTTAATGAAGTAGGACTCATCACAGGAAATGTGAAAATGTTAGAATACAAAGATGTTGAGCGGGTTAAAAAGGATTATTTTAAAGGTGAAGAACTTCAATTTGGGATTAACATAACCATATGA
- a CDS encoding purine-nucleoside phosphorylase, whose amino-acid sequence MILCAGRNETFDFAKPVGVGLVESAITLTQYILEEKPAFLFFVGTAGSYGKFAPLDILLSHNASNIELAFLQDACYTPLQTTIEAKIPHVSRGTTHPLVNVNSSNYITTNEALAKKMLENDRDIENMEFFSILSVANHFNLPCSGLFVVTNYCNENAHDDFLKNHAKAKELITLHVEKNMKI is encoded by the coding sequence ATGATTCTATGTGCTGGACGAAATGAAACATTTGACTTTGCAAAACCAGTTGGCGTAGGGTTAGTGGAAAGTGCAATAACGCTTACACAATACATTTTAGAGGAAAAACCTGCTTTTTTATTTTTTGTAGGAACGGCGGGAAGTTATGGAAAATTTGCCCCTCTTGATATTCTCTTAAGTCACAATGCCAGTAATATTGAATTGGCTTTTTTACAAGATGCGTGTTATACGCCTTTGCAAACGACAATAGAAGCAAAAATCCCCCATGTTTCACGTGGAACAACTCATCCTTTGGTCAATGTCAATTCAAGCAATTACATTACAACAAACGAAGCGTTAGCAAAAAAGATGTTAGAAAATGATAGAGACATTGAAAATATGGAGTTTTTCTCTATCTTAAGTGTTGCAAACCATTTCAATCTACCCTGTTCTGGTTTGTTTGTTGTTACCAATTATTGTAATGAAAATGCACACGATGATTTTCTAAAAAATCACGCAAAAGCAAAAGAATTAATCACATTACATGTAGAAAAAAATATGAAAATTTGA
- a CDS encoding pseudouridine synthase — protein sequence MELTRLNKMISHNTHYSRREADELIKAGHVKVDGNVVQDLSTQVSFKNKIELNGKALFEKHGYSVIVYHKQKGELVSKKDDRGRKTIYDTLPSKFAHYLSVGRLDFASEGLLLLCDSPSVVSALMHGDLERVYYVKINGLVSPAMEKAMQEGLSLEDARRGGHAKSEIHAMDFAPFVNYRIIKNSPTFSTIKVTINEGKNRELRRFFGYFDVDVVDLKRVSYGKIDLGMLKPGKHRFFSASEYTALRDYLEYVKKEQGNDQ from the coding sequence ATGGAATTAACCAGATTAAATAAAATGATTTCGCATAACACGCACTATTCAAGGCGTGAGGCGGATGAGCTTATCAAAGCAGGTCATGTTAAAGTTGATGGCAACGTTGTGCAAGACCTTTCGACACAAGTGAGTTTTAAAAACAAAATTGAACTCAATGGCAAAGCCTTGTTTGAGAAGCATGGTTATTCGGTTATTGTGTATCACAAACAAAAAGGTGAGTTAGTGAGTAAGAAGGATGACCGTGGTCGTAAAACGATTTACGATACGCTTCCTTCAAAATTTGCGCATTACCTCAGTGTTGGACGACTAGACTTTGCCAGTGAAGGATTGTTATTATTGTGTGATTCTCCCTCTGTGGTATCGGCTTTGATGCATGGGGATTTGGAGAGGGTTTACTATGTAAAAATTAATGGTTTGGTTAGCCCTGCCATGGAAAAAGCGATGCAAGAAGGACTCTCTTTAGAAGATGCCCGTAGAGGTGGACATGCAAAAAGTGAAATTCATGCAATGGATTTTGCACCATTTGTCAATTATCGTATTATTAAAAACTCCCCTACTTTTTCAACGATTAAAGTAACGATTAATGAAGGAAAAAATCGAGAGCTTAGACGTTTCTTCGGTTATTTTGATGTTGATGTTGTGGATTTAAAGCGTGTGAGCTATGGCAAAATTGATTTGGGAATGCTTAAACCTGGCAAACATCGTTTTTTTAGTGCAAGTGAATATACTGCTTTGCGTGATTATCTTGAGTATGTGAAGAAAGAACAAGGCAATGATCAATAA
- the hisF gene encoding imidazole glycerol phosphate synthase subunit HisF, which translates to MEHFAKRIIPCLDVKNGRVVKGVNFVGLKDAGDPVEIAKRYNDEGADELTFLDITASHEGRGTIVDIVEKVAREVFIPLTVGGGIRTLEDIYKLLHVGCDKVSINSPAIANPDFINEAAKRFGSQCIVVAIDAKRTGDSWHVYVNGGRIDTGLDALAWAKEAAQRGAGEILLTSMDCDGAKNGYDIPLTSQMSSMLNIPVIASGGAGSMEHIKEAFVNGADAALAASIFHFKEIDIMDLKHYLKAEGIAVRL; encoded by the coding sequence ATGGAGCATTTTGCAAAACGTATTATCCCCTGTTTAGATGTGAAAAATGGACGTGTTGTCAAAGGCGTTAATTTCGTAGGACTTAAAGATGCGGGAGATCCTGTTGAAATTGCAAAACGCTACAACGATGAAGGTGCGGATGAACTGACATTTTTAGACATCACTGCAAGCCATGAGGGCAGGGGAACGATTGTTGATATTGTTGAGAAGGTAGCTCGTGAAGTTTTTATCCCTCTAACCGTTGGGGGAGGCATTCGAACCTTAGAAGATATTTATAAACTTTTACATGTAGGGTGTGATAAAGTCAGTATTAATTCTCCAGCTATTGCCAATCCTGATTTTATTAACGAAGCGGCAAAACGTTTTGGTTCTCAATGTATTGTCGTTGCAATAGATGCAAAACGCACAGGTGATTCGTGGCACGTTTATGTCAATGGTGGACGTATTGATACAGGATTAGATGCTTTGGCTTGGGCAAAAGAGGCTGCCCAGAGAGGTGCTGGAGAGATTCTTTTAACCTCTATGGATTGCGATGGTGCGAAGAATGGATATGATATTCCGCTCACCTCTCAAATGAGTTCTATGCTTAATATCCCTGTGATTGCGAGTGGTGGAGCGGGAAGTATGGAACATATTAAAGAAGCCTTTGTTAATGGGGCTGATGCAGCACTGGCTGCCTCCATTTTTCACTTTAAAGAGATTGATATTATGGATTTAAAACACTACCTCAAAGCTGAGGGAATTGCGGTGAGATTATGA
- a CDS encoding EscU/YscU/HrcU family type III secretion system export apparatus switch protein yields MSTHTSKTQKAVALKYDREKQGAPKVVASGKGEVANNIIKLAQEHDIFIKKDADLVELLSKIEINKEIPPMLYKAVAEVFSFIYKITNDKRQ; encoded by the coding sequence ATGAGCACACACACATCCAAAACACAAAAAGCCGTTGCGCTGAAATACGATAGAGAAAAACAAGGTGCGCCCAAAGTGGTCGCTTCGGGCAAGGGTGAAGTAGCAAATAATATTATTAAATTGGCGCAAGAACACGATATTTTTATTAAAAAAGATGCCGATTTGGTGGAGCTTCTCTCAAAGATTGAAATCAATAAAGAAATCCCGCCAATGCTCTATAAAGCCGTAGCGGAAGTCTTTAGTTTTATCTATAAAATTACCAACGATAAACGTCAATAA
- the rsmA gene encoding 16S rRNA (adenine(1518)-N(6)/adenine(1519)-N(6))-dimethyltransferase RsmA: protein MIEAKKKFGQNFLKDTTVVSKIIQSMPQNNRKLIEIGPGLGDLTQALLRVKPVTAYEVDEDLCVYLRKKYTTKLAEGQLILVQTDVLKQFEKGSLCEEPYDLVANLPYYIATTIILEALEDQNCKSMIVMVQKEVAEKFAALPKTKEFTSLAILAQSIGTATILFDVSPESFEPQPKVVSSILKIDKQTEFVDGKFSGIFENNEQLQKFKKYLRCSFQSPRKTWLRNISSEFDKSCVLHVMHEQNLPETIRPHEIGVLSHHLLFKTLRLNDARKRSDTTTA from the coding sequence TTGATAGAAGCAAAAAAGAAATTTGGCCAAAATTTTTTAAAAGATACAACCGTTGTAAGTAAAATCATCCAATCGATGCCCCAGAATAACAGAAAACTGATTGAAATTGGGCCTGGATTAGGTGATTTGACGCAAGCGCTGTTAAGGGTAAAACCTGTAACGGCCTATGAAGTCGATGAGGACTTGTGCGTTTATTTGAGAAAAAAATATACGACGAAGCTAGCAGAAGGGCAGTTAATATTGGTGCAAACTGATGTTTTAAAGCAATTTGAAAAAGGATCGCTCTGTGAGGAGCCTTACGATTTGGTTGCTAATTTGCCCTACTACATTGCTACGACAATTATTTTGGAAGCTTTGGAAGACCAGAATTGCAAATCGATGATTGTAATGGTTCAAAAAGAGGTGGCAGAGAAATTTGCTGCACTTCCAAAAACAAAAGAGTTTACCTCTTTGGCGATTTTGGCACAAAGTATTGGGACGGCTACCATACTTTTTGATGTATCTCCAGAATCGTTTGAACCACAACCTAAAGTGGTGTCGTCTATTCTCAAAATTGACAAACAAACAGAGTTTGTCGATGGAAAATTTTCTGGTATTTTTGAAAATAATGAACAGTTGCAAAAATTTAAAAAGTATTTGCGATGTTCCTTTCAAAGTCCTAGAAAAACTTGGTTGAGAAATATCTCTTCTGAGTTTGATAAATCGTGTGTTTTACATGTAATGCACGAACAAAATCTTCCAGAAACGATTCGTCCTCACGAAATTGGCGTCTTGTCTCATCATCTACTATTTAAAACATTAAGGTTGAATGATGCAAGAAAACGAAGTGACACAACAACAGCATAA
- the rlmN gene encoding 23S rRNA (adenine(2503)-C(2))-methyltransferase RlmN, with protein sequence MEKENIFDLSKEELSEVIKPAFRAKQIYQWLYQKYVTSFDEMKNLPKELKEQLNETYYLDPLRIVTIEESCDGSKKYLFALKDNQTVEAVLLPMKQEQVDEEGKLVHHARYTICISSQVGCKIGCAFCLTGKSGFKRNLTAGEITTQVLMIKRDNAIAENRRVNIVYMGMGEPLDNLTNVSKAVRIFSDLDGLSISPRRQTISTSGLSSQIEKLGKMDLGILLAISLHAVDDDLRQKLMPINKAYNIESIMNAVRGFPIDARKRVMFEYLVMKGVNDDQKSAKKLVKLLHGIKAKVNLIYFNPHAGSDFDRPSTKDMIAFQQYLVDHGVLCTIRQSKGLDISAACGQLKDKEQKNDLA encoded by the coding sequence ATGGAAAAAGAAAATATATTTGACTTATCAAAAGAAGAGTTATCTGAAGTTATTAAACCTGCTTTTAGAGCCAAACAAATTTATCAATGGCTCTATCAAAAATATGTCACATCCTTTGATGAGATGAAAAATTTACCCAAAGAACTTAAAGAGCAACTCAATGAAACATATTATCTTGATCCTTTACGTATAGTAACGATTGAAGAGAGTTGCGATGGCAGTAAAAAATATCTTTTTGCACTCAAAGATAATCAAACCGTTGAAGCCGTCTTACTGCCTATGAAGCAAGAACAGGTGGATGAAGAAGGAAAATTAGTTCATCATGCACGCTATACGATTTGCATCTCTTCACAAGTGGGATGTAAAATAGGGTGTGCTTTTTGTTTAACAGGCAAAAGTGGTTTTAAACGAAACCTGACAGCGGGAGAGATAACCACACAAGTTTTAATGATCAAAAGAGATAACGCTATTGCCGAAAATAGACGTGTGAATATCGTTTATATGGGCATGGGAGAACCACTGGATAATTTAACTAACGTGAGTAAAGCTGTTCGTATTTTTAGCGATCTTGATGGACTCTCCATCTCTCCTCGCAGACAAACGATTTCTACAAGTGGGTTAAGCTCACAAATTGAAAAGCTAGGCAAAATGGACTTAGGTATTTTGCTTGCTATTTCACTTCATGCCGTGGATGATGACTTACGACAAAAATTAATGCCTATTAACAAAGCCTACAATATTGAATCTATTATGAATGCCGTTCGAGGATTCCCCATAGACGCTCGTAAACGGGTTATGTTTGAGTACTTGGTGATGAAGGGGGTCAATGACGACCAAAAGAGCGCTAAAAAGCTAGTAAAACTTCTACATGGCATAAAAGCCAAAGTCAATCTTATCTATTTTAATCCTCATGCAGGAAGTGATTTTGATCGCCCTAGTACCAAAGATATGATAGCGTTTCAGCAGTATCTTGTGGATCATGGTGTGCTTTGTACCATTCGCCAGTCAAAAGGTTTGGACATTAGCGCAGCGTGTGGTCAGCTCAAAGATAAGGAACAAAAAAATGACCTTGCTTGA